One segment of Eriocheir sinensis breed Jianghai 21 unplaced genomic scaffold, ASM2467909v1 Scaffold61, whole genome shotgun sequence DNA contains the following:
- the LOC126993385 gene encoding uncharacterized protein LOC126993385 isoform X14, with protein MRFQNVPASASESVVVENSLYETLDNTRGTEVVENSLYETLDNTRGTEVVENSLYETLDNTRGTEVVENSLYETLDNTRGTEVVENSLYEPFENVRKPR; from the exons ATGCGATTCCAAAACGTCCCGGCGTCCGCCAGCGAGAGCGtcgtggtcgagaacagcctgtacgagaccttggacaacacccgcgggaccgaggtggtcgagaacagcctgtacgagaccttggacaacacccgcgggaccgag gtggtcgagaacagcctgtacgagaccttggacaacacccgcgggaccgaggtggtcgagaacagcctgtacgagaccttggacaacacccgcgggaccgag gtggtcgagaacagcctgtacgagccctttgaaAACGTGAGGAAGCCgcggtaa
- the LOC126993385 gene encoding uncharacterized protein LOC126993385 isoform X12 translates to MIGVAVVVVLLVVLTKCYWQRRVNPDVRMRFQNVPASASESVVVENSLYETLDNTRGTEVVENSLYETLDNTRGTEVVENSLYETLDNTRGTEVVENSLYETLDNTRGTEVVENSLYEPFENVRKPR, encoded by the exons ATgattggtgttgctgttgttgttgttctgctagTGGTGCTGACGAAGTGTTACTGGCAGCGAAGGGTAAATccag ATGTGAGGATGCGATTCCAAAACGTCCCGGCGTCCGCCAGCGAGAGCGtcgtggtcgagaacagcctgtacgagaccttggacaacacccgcgggaccgaggtggtcgagaacagcctgtacgagaccttggacaacacccgcgggaccgag gtggtcgagaacagcctgtacgagaccttggacaacacccgcgggaccgaggtggtcgagaacagcctgtacgagaccttggacaacacccgcgggaccgag gtggtcgagaacagcctgtacgagccctttgaaAACGTGAGGAAGCCgcggtaa